In the genome of Grus americana isolate bGruAme1 chromosome 16, bGruAme1.mat, whole genome shotgun sequence, one region contains:
- the CMKLR1 gene encoding chemerin-like receptor 1, with product MALSNLSYYLDDVDNYSDYPDYTSEDTSNVWTDQSHDPKDVARILSVIIYTVSCVLGILGNGLVIAIITLKMKKSVNAIWFLNLAVADFLFNIFLPINIAYTAMRYNWIFGTVMCKLNSFLLILNMYTSVLLLTTISFDRYVSVVFPVWSQNHRSTNLAYLVCLIIWTVGIIMSCPSLVFRDTAQARNSVICFSNFSLSRNKSYQALALMRHRTVNITRFLAGYILPITIITFCYIAIVFNLRRNRLAKSKKPFKIIVTIIVTFFLCWSPYHLLNLLETQPDAIPRSVFEISIPITTALAASNSCMNPVLYVFMGQDFKKFKVTILSRLVNALSEETGHSSIVHRSFSKMSSMTEKETTVL from the coding sequence ATGGCGCTTTCCAATTTGTCCTATTACTTGGACGATGTCGATAACTACAGTGACTACCCAGATTACACCAGTGAGGACACCAGCAATGTGTGGACAGACCAATCCCACGACCCAAAGGATGTTGCGAGGATCCTTTCCGTCATCATCTACACGGTGTCCTGCGTGTTGGGCATCCTGGGCAACGGCCTCGTCATTGCAATCATAACTCTGAAGATGAAGAAGTCAGTCAATGCCATCTGGTTCCTTAATCTGGCCGTCGCAGACTTCCTCTTCAACATCTTCCTGCCCATAAACATTGCTTACACGGCCATGCGGTACAACTGGATCTTTGGGACAGTCATGTGCAAGTTgaactccttcctcctcatcctcaaCATGTACACCAGCGTCCTTCTGCTCACCACCATCAGCTTTGATCGCTACGTGTCAGTGGTTTTTCCTGTCTGGTCTCAAAACCATCGGTCGACCAACCTAGCGTATTTGGTTTGCTTAATTATCTGGACCGTTGGCATCATTATGAGCTGCCCGTCTCTTGTCTTCCGAGACACGGCACAAGCCCGCAACTCCGTGATTTGTTTTAGCAACTTTTCCCTCTCCAGGAATAAGTCTTACCAAGCCCTGGCACTAATGAGGCACCGAACGGTGAACATCACCAGGTTCCTCGCCGGGTACATCCTTCCCATAACCATCATCACTTTCTGCTACATCGCCATCGTCTTCAACTTGCGTCGAAACCGCCTTGCCAAGTCCAAAAAGCCCTTCAAGATCATCGTCACCATTATAGTCACCTTCTTCCTTTGCTGGAGTCCCTACCACCTGCTGAACCTCCTGGAAACACAGCCTGACGCGATCCCGCGCTCTGTGTTTGAGATCAGCATCCCCATAACCACAGCGCTCGCTGCCTCCAACAGCTGCATGAACCCCGTCCTCTACGTCTTCATGGGCCAGGACTTTAAGAAGTTTAAGGTCACCATACTTTCCAGACTGGTGAACGCCCTCAGTGAGGAGACTGGCCACTCCAGCATCGTTCacaggagcttctccaagatgTCTTCAATGACTGAGAAGGAGACGACAGTCCTCTAA